TTCCAACCAAGATTGCCAGAGGTAccattgaaattgtttccGATGTTAAGGTTGTTGAACAAGATGCTAAAGTTGGTCCTTCCGAAGCTACCTTGTTGAACATGTTGAACATCTCTCCATTCACTTATGGTATGTCTGTTGTTCAAGTTTACGACAATGGTCAAGTCTTCCCATCATCCATCTTGGATATCACCGATGACGAATTGATCAGCCATTTCGTTTCTGCTATCAACACCATTGCTTCTATCTCTTTGGCTGCTGGTTACCCAACCTTGCCATCTGTTGGTCACTCCATCATTAACAACTACAAGAACGTCTTGGCTTTGTCTGTTGCCACTGACTACACTTACGAAGGTTCTGAAGCTGTTAAAGACAGATTAGCTAACCCAGAAGCTTACGCTGCTGCTGCTCCAGCTGCTGCCGCTGCTGGTGGTGCTGCTGAAGAAGCTGCCACTGAAGAAGCTGCTGccgatgaagaagaatctGATGACGACATGGGTTTCGGTTTATTCGATTAAACGGAAAAGCCACGACTGTATAATTAGTATatctttatttaaaataCAAGTTCTCATCTTcatataaattttttttttgtttgtatttgtatttgtGGATTTGTATGCTggcctttttttttttgcaacaactAGCAAATACACCACAAGTTCAAGTAATGGAAACAAAGAACAATTGGTATACCTATGGTTCCAATTACACCACAAATAACATCACTTACGACTTGGCTTCAATTTCACCGAAAAAGTCCTTAGAATGTGAATTgacaattgaatttcttaAAATAATCTACATCATTGATGAGGCACCCTACAAGTCATGGCAAAAAACAATCGATTCCTGTCAAACGATCCATAAATCGTTCGAACGAATATCAGAAATACTCATAAAGCAACCAAATCTAGAAAGTAACGTAACgaatttcttgaaaaacAATCGACTCAAGTACATTCTTGAAAATGTTATACTTGAGAGTTTAAAGTCACAAATTTCGAAATGGGATATATTAGTCCacattaataatttgtatCCGGTATCTTTACTTATCGAAGCAGTTTATGACTGGTCAAACATTTATTTGgttaatattgatgaagaattatcaCTAGTTCTATTATGTACATTTCAAGTGTACAGAaatattgaagatgaaacACATGAACTTGACGTTATGATTAAGGAGATGAAGCAACGACACAGTTACCCAGAAATACGAGCAAGAAATGTTAACAATCTCATTCTATTAATTTTAAGTAAAATGAAACCAACATTGGTTTTCTTTGAACTTATCAAACAACTGATATTGTATGCGAAAACAGAATGTGAGATTAGACACTTAATTCAAGATTTTGCAACTCTATTGGAGAATTTAAAACAAACTACTAATcaagaaaacaacaatgaattaacaaaaataaaactattaattcaagaaattattattattatcctAAAATCGTCTTACGAAAAGATAAATTGGAATTGCTTTCAGCAAGCTCAATCAGATTATGAGAGTATTTTCCAAACTTTACTGACTGCCTATCAATCCCAACTTGCTAGTTCTACAATGGTTCAAAATTCAGATATACAGCTATTTATTGACGACTATAATAATGATCCTAATCCAAGTTTAAATAGAGAAAACGCAGCAGAATGGATTAATAATGTATTTTGCAATTCAGAAAATCTcgaagaagatgatgattacTTTGAGCCCGAATTCGAATTACCAAAAATGATAGCAGAAGGCAGCAACACATCGATAAGACCTCA
The Candida albicans SC5314 chromosome 7, complete sequence genome window above contains:
- the RPP0 gene encoding 60S ribosomal protein uL10 (Putative ribosomal protein; antigenic in mouse; repressed upon phagocytosis by murine macrophage; induced by Tbf1; overlaps orf19.7014; Spider biofilm repressed), translating into MGGAREKKVQYFSKLRELLEEYKSIFVVGVDNVSSQQMHEIRKALRGDAVVLMGKNTMVRRAIRGFLSELPEFEKLLPFIKGNVGFIFTNGDLKSIRDIVVSNVVAAPARAGAVAPKDVWIPAGNTGMEPGKTSFFQALGVPTKIARGTIEIVSDVKVVEQDAKVGPSEATLLNMLNISPFTYGMSVVQVYDNGQVFPSSILDITDDELISHFVSAINTIASISLAAGYPTLPSVGHSIINNYKNVLALSVATDYTYEGSEAVKDRLANPEAYAAAAPAAAAAGGAAEEAATEEAAADEEESDDDMGFGLFD
- a CDS encoding uncharacterized protein (Ortholog of C. dubliniensis CD36 : Cd36_70940, C. parapsilosis CDC317 : CPAR2_300280, Debaryomyces hansenii CBS767 : DEHA2F22220g and Pichia stipitis Pignal : PICST_32459); this translates as METKNNWYTYGSNYTTNNITYDLASISPKKSLECELTIEFLKIIYIIDEAPYKSWQKTIDSCQTIHKSFERISEILIKQPNLESNVTNFLKNNRLKYILENVILESLKSQISKWDILVHINNLYPVSLLIEAVYDWSNIYLVNIDEELSLVLLCTFQVYRNIEDETHELDVMIKEMKQRHSYPEIRARNVNNLILLILSKMKPTLVFFELIKQSILYAKTECEIRHLIQDFATLLENLKQTTNQENNNELTKIKLLIQEIIIIILKSSYEKINWNCFQQAQSDYESIFQTLSTAYQSQLASSTMVQNSDIQLFIDDYNNDPNPSLNRENAAEWINNVFCNSENLEEDDDYFEPEFELPKMIAEGSNTSIRPHKRSLTEPIKRLISKRTPKDKSKWHFWRFANKKRLSNS